In a single window of the Heliangelus exortis chromosome 1, bHelExo1.hap1, whole genome shotgun sequence genome:
- the BACH1 gene encoding transcription regulator protein BACH1 isoform X1, producing the protein MSLSEKNSVVFAYESSVHSTNVLLSLDDQRKQDILCDVTILAEDQRFRAHRAVLAACSSYFLSRIVGQVDADLIITLPEEVTLKGFSPLLQFAYTGKLILNKDNVSEVCKCAEFLGVHNIEESCFQFLKFKFLDFKSDHPECPRKKCCTQRCRKANPKISNVDDGDLEIDDEAEELLEKEYIQTPDTKLCKDEENAKSSPAVQDNANQTCDPGHSERGSVSSLPSQCPKYRKFQKAFGNDKVHTSESSSNIKDIQVPPIAALLEKEVSDNDGMQKAQECIPLQLVSKCEETQVKMEEGEEGIEKKEDSRRDSVTQNVSSPVEKMDLAALPPNPAAPHGLNPVSFLHTCEQYGNFNFGNMQTNTVSAEKTLSGTGIGNDKMESKGDTPSNSDLCTREATNVTTAGDRSSVEREVAEHLAQGFWSDIYSTEACQIHLPPAVPKDRLEPVYSGKKSECPWLGIRISESPEPCSQRTFTTLNSVNCPFISNLSTEGCSNSSEISSGEYVQGQQQEQCPYNYVISLGEDSETDTEGDSESCSAREQECEVKLPFNAQRIISLSRNDFQSFLKMHKLTPEQVDCIHDIRRRSKNRIAAQRCRKRKLDCIQNLESEIEKLQNEKENLLKERNHILSTLGETKENLTGLCQQVFKEAALSHEQIQILAKYSSSDCPLSFLFLERDQTASSDSELAIPACIELADGLSGVTSTNEQSSCYQCVKSVCDATYDQAQELHPVSGRPLEKTSLEEQCGQSSGITDFCQQMTDKCTTDE; encoded by the exons ATGTCTCTAAGTGAGAAGAATAGTGTGGTTTTTGCATATGAATCCTCAGTACACAGTACCAATGTACTTCTCAGTCTTGATGATCAGAGAAAGCAAGATATTCTTTGTGATGTTACTATTTTAGCGGAGGATCAGCGATTTCGGGCGCACAGAGCTGTGCTTGCTGCTTGCAGCAGTTACTTCCTTTCAAGAATTGTGGGCCAGGTGGATGCTGATCTTATCATCACTTTACCGGAAGAG gtgACACTTAAAGGATTTAGTCCTTTGCTTCAGTTTGCGTACACAGGTAAACTCATTTTAAACAAGGACAATGTGTCTGAAGTTTGCAAATGTGCTGAATTTTTGGGTGTACACAACATTGAAGAGTCTTGCTTTCAGTTTCTCAAATTCAAATTTTTGGACTTTAAATCAGATCACCCGGAATGTCCTAGGAAGAAGTGTTGTACACAGCGTTGTCGGAAAGCAAACCCTAAAATCAGCAATGTGGATGATGGAGACCTAGAAATAGATGATGAAGCAGAAGAACTTTTAGAAAAGGAATATATTCAAACTCCTGACACAAAGCTTtgtaaagatgaagaaaatgctAAATCATCACCTGCTGTCCAAGATAATGCCAATCAAACATGTGATCCTGGACATTCAGAAAGGGGTAGTGTTTCCAGTTTACCTTCCCAATGCCCAAAGTATAGGAAGTTCCAGAAAGCTTTTGGAAATGACAAAGTTCATACTTCAGAGTCAAGTTCCAATATTAAAGACATTCAGGTGCCACCAATTGCAGCTTTGCTTGAGAAGGAAGTATCTGATAATGACGGGATGCAAAAAGCTCAGGAGTGTATACCTTTGCAGCTGGTCTCCAAATGTGAAGAGACTCAGGTAAAAatggaagaaggggaagagggcattgagaaaaaggaagactCAAGGAGGGATTCTGTAACCCAGAATGTTTCAAGTCCTGTGGAGAAAATGGATCTAGCTGCTTTACCCCCAAACCCTGCTGCACCTCATGGACTCAATCCTGTGTCGTTTTTACATACTTGTGAGCAATATGGTAACTTTAATTTTGGTAATATGCAAACCAACACAGTCTCAGCTGAAAAAACTCTATCGGGTACTGGAATTGGGAATGACAAAATGGAAAGTAAAGGTGACACACCTTCAAACAGTGATTTGTGCACTAGGGAAGCCACTAACGTTACGACAGCTGGTGATCGAAGCAGTGTGGAGAGAGAGGTAGCAGAACACCTAGCACAGGGGTTCTGGAGTGATATTTACAGCACAGAAGCCTGTCAAATACATCTGCCACCTGCAGTTCCAAAAGATCGTTTGGAGCCAGTATattcagggaaaaaatcagAGTGTCCATGGCTGGGTATCAGGATCAGTGAAAGCCCTGAACCTTGTTCTCAACGAACTTTCACAACATTGAATTCTGTCAACTGCCCCTTTATAAGCAACCTGAGTACTGAAGGATGCTCCAACAGCTCTGAAATAAGCAGTGGAGAATATGTTCAGGGTCAGCAACAAGAACAGTGTCCCTATAATTATGTGATAAGTTTAGGAGAGGATTCAGAAACGGACACTGAGGGAGACAGTGAATCCTGTTCAGCAAGAGAGCAAGAATGTGAG GTTAAACTGCCATTTAATGCTCAAAGGATTATCTCGCTTTCCAGAAATGATTTCCAGTCATTTCTGAAAATGCATAAATTAACCCCTGAACAAGTGGACTGTATTCATGATATCCGAAGACGAAGTAAAAATAGAATTGCAGCACAGCGATGTCGTAAGAGGAAACTTGACTGCATACAAAATCTTGAATCTGAAATTGAAAAATTG caaAATGAGAAGGAGAACTTGCTGAAGGAAAGAAACCACATTTTGTCAACTCTGGGTGAGACAAAGGAGAATCTGACTGGACTTTGCCAGCAGGTGTTTAAGGAAGCAGCCTTGAGTCATGAGCAAATACAAATCCTTGCAAAATATTCTTCCTCAGATTGTccactttcatttttattcctggAGAGAGACCAGACAGCTTCATCTGATAGTGAGCTTGCGATACCAGCATGTATAGAATTAGCAGATGGTCTTTCAGGTGTTACATCTACAAATGAGCAGAGTTCTTGTTATCAGTGTGTGAAAAGTGTGTGTGATGCAACATATGATCAAGCACAAGAGCTGCATCCAGTTTCTGGAAGACCACTGGAGAAAACTTCGCTTGAGGAGCAGTGTGGACAGAGCAGTGGTATCACAGACTTCTGTCAGCAAATGACTGACAAATGCACTACAGATGAGTGA
- the BACH1 gene encoding transcription regulator protein BACH1 isoform X2, with protein MSLSEKNSVVFAYESSVHSTNVLLSLDDQRKQDILCDVTILAEDQRFRAHRAVLAACSSYFLSRIVGQVDADLIITLPEEVTLKGFSPLLQFAYTDHPECPRKKCCTQRCRKANPKISNVDDGDLEIDDEAEELLEKEYIQTPDTKLCKDEENAKSSPAVQDNANQTCDPGHSERGSVSSLPSQCPKYRKFQKAFGNDKVHTSESSSNIKDIQVPPIAALLEKEVSDNDGMQKAQECIPLQLVSKCEETQVKMEEGEEGIEKKEDSRRDSVTQNVSSPVEKMDLAALPPNPAAPHGLNPVSFLHTCEQYGNFNFGNMQTNTVSAEKTLSGTGIGNDKMESKGDTPSNSDLCTREATNVTTAGDRSSVEREVAEHLAQGFWSDIYSTEACQIHLPPAVPKDRLEPVYSGKKSECPWLGIRISESPEPCSQRTFTTLNSVNCPFISNLSTEGCSNSSEISSGEYVQGQQQEQCPYNYVISLGEDSETDTEGDSESCSAREQECEVKLPFNAQRIISLSRNDFQSFLKMHKLTPEQVDCIHDIRRRSKNRIAAQRCRKRKLDCIQNLESEIEKLQNEKENLLKERNHILSTLGETKENLTGLCQQVFKEAALSHEQIQILAKYSSSDCPLSFLFLERDQTASSDSELAIPACIELADGLSGVTSTNEQSSCYQCVKSVCDATYDQAQELHPVSGRPLEKTSLEEQCGQSSGITDFCQQMTDKCTTDE; from the exons ATGTCTCTAAGTGAGAAGAATAGTGTGGTTTTTGCATATGAATCCTCAGTACACAGTACCAATGTACTTCTCAGTCTTGATGATCAGAGAAAGCAAGATATTCTTTGTGATGTTACTATTTTAGCGGAGGATCAGCGATTTCGGGCGCACAGAGCTGTGCTTGCTGCTTGCAGCAGTTACTTCCTTTCAAGAATTGTGGGCCAGGTGGATGCTGATCTTATCATCACTTTACCGGAAGAG gtgACACTTAAAGGATTTAGTCCTTTGCTTCAGTTTGCGTACACAG ATCACCCGGAATGTCCTAGGAAGAAGTGTTGTACACAGCGTTGTCGGAAAGCAAACCCTAAAATCAGCAATGTGGATGATGGAGACCTAGAAATAGATGATGAAGCAGAAGAACTTTTAGAAAAGGAATATATTCAAACTCCTGACACAAAGCTTtgtaaagatgaagaaaatgctAAATCATCACCTGCTGTCCAAGATAATGCCAATCAAACATGTGATCCTGGACATTCAGAAAGGGGTAGTGTTTCCAGTTTACCTTCCCAATGCCCAAAGTATAGGAAGTTCCAGAAAGCTTTTGGAAATGACAAAGTTCATACTTCAGAGTCAAGTTCCAATATTAAAGACATTCAGGTGCCACCAATTGCAGCTTTGCTTGAGAAGGAAGTATCTGATAATGACGGGATGCAAAAAGCTCAGGAGTGTATACCTTTGCAGCTGGTCTCCAAATGTGAAGAGACTCAGGTAAAAatggaagaaggggaagagggcattgagaaaaaggaagactCAAGGAGGGATTCTGTAACCCAGAATGTTTCAAGTCCTGTGGAGAAAATGGATCTAGCTGCTTTACCCCCAAACCCTGCTGCACCTCATGGACTCAATCCTGTGTCGTTTTTACATACTTGTGAGCAATATGGTAACTTTAATTTTGGTAATATGCAAACCAACACAGTCTCAGCTGAAAAAACTCTATCGGGTACTGGAATTGGGAATGACAAAATGGAAAGTAAAGGTGACACACCTTCAAACAGTGATTTGTGCACTAGGGAAGCCACTAACGTTACGACAGCTGGTGATCGAAGCAGTGTGGAGAGAGAGGTAGCAGAACACCTAGCACAGGGGTTCTGGAGTGATATTTACAGCACAGAAGCCTGTCAAATACATCTGCCACCTGCAGTTCCAAAAGATCGTTTGGAGCCAGTATattcagggaaaaaatcagAGTGTCCATGGCTGGGTATCAGGATCAGTGAAAGCCCTGAACCTTGTTCTCAACGAACTTTCACAACATTGAATTCTGTCAACTGCCCCTTTATAAGCAACCTGAGTACTGAAGGATGCTCCAACAGCTCTGAAATAAGCAGTGGAGAATATGTTCAGGGTCAGCAACAAGAACAGTGTCCCTATAATTATGTGATAAGTTTAGGAGAGGATTCAGAAACGGACACTGAGGGAGACAGTGAATCCTGTTCAGCAAGAGAGCAAGAATGTGAG GTTAAACTGCCATTTAATGCTCAAAGGATTATCTCGCTTTCCAGAAATGATTTCCAGTCATTTCTGAAAATGCATAAATTAACCCCTGAACAAGTGGACTGTATTCATGATATCCGAAGACGAAGTAAAAATAGAATTGCAGCACAGCGATGTCGTAAGAGGAAACTTGACTGCATACAAAATCTTGAATCTGAAATTGAAAAATTG caaAATGAGAAGGAGAACTTGCTGAAGGAAAGAAACCACATTTTGTCAACTCTGGGTGAGACAAAGGAGAATCTGACTGGACTTTGCCAGCAGGTGTTTAAGGAAGCAGCCTTGAGTCATGAGCAAATACAAATCCTTGCAAAATATTCTTCCTCAGATTGTccactttcatttttattcctggAGAGAGACCAGACAGCTTCATCTGATAGTGAGCTTGCGATACCAGCATGTATAGAATTAGCAGATGGTCTTTCAGGTGTTACATCTACAAATGAGCAGAGTTCTTGTTATCAGTGTGTGAAAAGTGTGTGTGATGCAACATATGATCAAGCACAAGAGCTGCATCCAGTTTCTGGAAGACCACTGGAGAAAACTTCGCTTGAGGAGCAGTGTGGACAGAGCAGTGGTATCACAGACTTCTGTCAGCAAATGACTGACAAATGCACTACAGATGAGTGA